In the genome of Archangium lipolyticum, the window GACACCCGGGCTCCTCCGGAACGAGTTGTTGCACTCCTGCTCCAAGCCGACGGATTTCGTCGTGTTGAGCGAGTGGGAGAGCCTGGAGTCCTTTCGTGCCTGGGAGCAGGGGCCCGTCCACCGCGGGAACATGCTGGAGTCCTTGCGCCAGTACACGACAGGGGCCGCGTTCTACGAAGTGCTCGCGGCGTTCTGAAGCCTGCCCTGGAGGGAGGGCAGGCATGACCGGGACCGCATGGAGACCCAGCCTCGCGGTCCCGGTTGTTGCCATGACAGTGAATGAACATATGTCCATCTGTGGAAGGAAGGCATCTGTATGAATATCGCGCTCTTTGGCGCCACGGGCGCCACCGGACACCTCGTCCTGGAGCAGGCGCTGGCTCGAGGCCACACGGTCACGGCCCTGGTCCGGACTCCCTCCAAGCTGACCACGACTCATGAGCGGCTCAAGATCGTTCAAGGTGACGTGACCGATCCCTCCGCCGTGGAGAAGACCGTCGCCGGGCAGGA includes:
- a CDS encoding antibiotic biosynthesis monooxygenase family protein, which codes for MTARARVMLFVQAPEGKRSTIEELYRQVSGVLDGTPGLLRNELLHSCSKPTDFVVLSEWESLESFRAWEQGPVHRGNMLESLRQYTTGAAFYEVLAAF